AAATCCAATTTTTCACGAAAGAACAAAGCACATAGAAATCGACTGTCATTTTATAAAGGAAAAGATCAAGGAAGGAATGGTCACAACTAACTACATTCCCACAAAGCAACAGATGGCAGACCTAATGACCAAAGGACTTGCAGCAGCCCAGTACAAGTTGCTCTTGGACAAGCTAGGAGTGCTCGATGTATTCCAccctccagcttgagggggagtgttgtgATATAAGATAAGTAGTAGGGGTCAATTTGTAATTAGAGAAAAGTTGTAATTAGTCGGTTAAAAGGGCAGTTAACACTGTTCTATAAAAGAACAATGTACTCATATATGTTTGAGCTGCTGTAATGAGAAATCTTCTTCttccttctctctagaaccttcctccATTGTAGAGCATCTCATTGCATGTTTCAATTACTGAAGATTTACATAGAATCTGTGTAAATTGACACCCTTATTGTATTTTTTTCACCTTCGTTGTGACTATGTTTTTTCTGAGCCCAAAGTCTATCGGAAATAACCCTCTATCTTCGCAAGGTAGAAGTAAAGTTTTGTATTGTTGTTGCAATGAGCTTTGTATTTAATAGTACTAGCTAGTGCAATTACTCTCCTTTTTATCAGCAGCGACGAAGCTTCAAGATAATACTTAACactattatttgaattgtgatttttttattttctcacaaTAATTAAGACGAGCTATGGGTTCCATAACAAATTCAGAACTCATAAACTTTAAATCCTGCCTCCGCCTCTAGCGTTTCATAATAAGTATATTACTAGCAATTTGAAAAATACATTAATATATAGTGTAATAAAATGTAAACCGTCTGCTTATTTGCTTAAGGTAAGAAGAGACAAGGCGCTAAAAGAGTGGAACCCAATTCATATAGTAGAGGGAAGGAGAATTCTTTAGAGAAatgtttgtttttttattattattattccagTAATACTTTAATGGAAAGTCTTTAAGATTCCATAATAAACTTTTGTTACTATAATAGAGATTGGTTGCTCAATACTGGagcttcttttgtcttttttggTTAGCTTCCTTCTATATAAGACTTACAATCCATCTCTCCTAAAACTCCCCTTCCCCTCAAAAATTCTTTTCAAGATTTCATTTCTCCTTTTCCAATTCCTTCTTCTAAGTAATTGTGATTGCATTTGTGAGagagaaaatggaagaaatggcTTCTTTATGGTGTTATCAAGAGGTGCttccttcttcattttcattaCAATTTCTCACTTCATGTCTATCTGTCGGTGGTACTGatattgtctcttttcgtcttTTTTAGCCGAGGGTCTCTAATCCCTCggggtttgcgtacacactaccctccccagacctcaccaATGAAATTTTACTGGGTCCTTGTTGTTGATGTTATTGTACTCATGTCATCTATGTACCATTTTATTCTGTTTATAACTTCACTTCAAAACTGAAAACTCATACTTTCCTCTTTCTGTGTGTGTGAAGAGTCTGAATGGGGCAGTCCATAAATAAGAAATATCTTGAAATGGATTTAGTGAATATCATTGTATTTTGCTAAAGCTCCAACTTATAAAAACAGTAAAGGGAAGCCCGGTGCACTAAACTTCCTATATGCACACGATCCGGGGAAGGGTTAGACCACGCCGGTCTATTATATGCCTTACCTTACATTTCTGCAAGAGCATGTTTTCACGGCTCGATTCTGTGACCTGTCACATAGCGATAACTTTACCGGTTACGCCAAGGCTTCCCTTATAAATCACATAACAACAACTTTATCGGTTACAAGTCTTCCTTTATAGAAACAGTAAATTTAAGtattgagttttcttttgcaCAGTCAATGATCTTGTGCCTTTAGACTTTCTGTAGTTTTTGTTTGGTAAAAGTGGTGCAATCCCTTTTTCTCTAATTCGAAACAGGTTTTGCTTTGATTATTAGACCTTTTCACTGTTCAAGAAGCTATAAGCAAATCTAGAAATTTAATCATTGCAGGGCCCAATGCATCATTTTTTTCTTTAATATAGGTATCCAAGGGTGATCACATACTTTCTACTTAATTCTATATTTTAGTTTTAAAACTTTTGGATTTGACTGAGATGATTTCATCACCTTCCACATAGGCCCTTGTCTAAGATGTCATTATCACTAATAACTTTAAATTACTTATTCATGAAATGATTATGACCAGATAATTACAGTGAATGATTTCTTGATTTCTTTCAAAATCTTTGAATTAGTGATCTTTCATCATTAGCATGCCTATTAACAAAGTTCAAATATTTAAGACTTTTCTCTAACTTGGGTTTTGACCAAATATTGCAGACCATGGAAGAAATGAGACAGAAGCTAGTGTACAGTAATCTTGAACTTGAAAAGTTGAAAGTGGAAACAAGTGAAGAAATGAGGAAGAACAATGAATATGTGAAGCAATTGATCCAACTACTAAAGATGGTTTGTCAAGAAAGAGATGAAGCAAGAAATCAACTTCAGAAACTACTCAACAAAATAACTTCATCTCAGTTCCAAGTTGAGAGTCCTGTTGTTAAGGCAACAAAAGCAAATTCAAGCATAACTGAATCAAACAGCCTTTCTGAAACATACAATTATCAGTCACATTATTCATCCCCGGTCGAGTCGTTTCTTGATGTAGTTTCATCCCCTGAATTTTCCAACAACAACATGGATAATTCAAATGCAGTACCTTATATGAATCAGCCTTTGGATCAGGCCACATTGATTATTGAAAATCTTGTAAAGGGGAAACCTTTACCACAGAAAGGGAAACTATTGAAGTCTGTTATTGAAGCAGGGCCACCTCTACAGACACTTCTTGTAGCTGGATCACTTCCTCAATGGCGCAATCCGCCTCAGCTTAAGCCGTCTAATATTCCACCAGTTTCCATTAAAGGGTGTGAAGCTGACATTGCAAATCAGAATCTTGCTTCAAGAATATTGCATTCTCAACCTTATTTTGAGATGTCATGTGGTTCTTCACAAATGGTGTCAACATGTATGTTGAACTTTGCTAATTTTGCCTCTGGTTCTTGTTTGGAAAATCAGAGGTTGATATCTTCTGGTGCAAACATGAACAAATTTGTTGTCCTGGGAAAGAGACAAAGGTTGCAGTAAAACAAGTTGAAAGATGGATGCCTATGCTTCCAATTTTTGTACAAAGCAGATTGCTGAGTGTTTGTAAATGGGATATACTGATTTTGAGTTTGACAGTATGAGTTctttttggttgatgaatttcaTATTTCCTTTGGCTTTTTATTATTACAGTTCTCTTTTCATTATTCAATAAACAATTACTATGAATGTGAATTTTGATTATGATTCAATCTAGGGGTGGCAATTTAATCGCAAACCCATTCAACCCGCCCAAGGTTGGGCGCTCACTGACCCGCCCATTGTTGAACTCAGCCCATCTTGATCCAAGCCATCTCAACCATCTAAAGTTAGGCTGATTTTTAGCCTAAATTGATCCATGAGCAACTTTGCTAAAACatctttaaaataattttttttgtttgatatattatatatgaccataaaaaataaaaaaagtcttATTTTGTAATTAAACAATTCATTAAGAATATAACACATATTAGTTAAATTTGGTAAGAGTTGGGCGGGTTGGGCTATGACCCAAATCTTGGCCTGTCTTGACCCAGCCCATCTCAACCCAAGTAACTTTTGACCCGCCCATTTATTGATTCAGTCCACTTTGAACCGCCCAAAATCAACTCAACCCTCCCATTTGACAACCGTAGTTCAATCTAATATATTGATATATCAATCAAAACTTAATGTTTGTGGCTCCTTAAATGTgtaactgaaccttttccctttagttttTGTTGTCTAGGAGAACATTTTATGTGTTTCAGAAAAAGAATTGCTTGTCATTTGCACCAAGTAAAAGACCCTCCACCAGTTGAACTCTGTCTAATGTAGACTGAACTATCATTTTAAAACTATTATGACAGCAAAATTCTGGATATAGTATTTGTCCAGTGAGCTGCCTGCAAGATGAAAGCATCTTAGTTTAGTGGTTGCAAAGAAAATGACAAACAAAAAATGTTATAAGTGTCTAGAATCCTTGGTATCAAAAAGAGACTCGCGGTACAGAAAGGCTCAATAGAATTTGATCAATCCTATTTTCCGTCCTTGAGACAGAGAAATGAACCAAGAATTCTCTTTTTTGATCGTCTACAACAACAACCACCATAACAAGCCCAGTGGAGTCTcacaagtggggtatggggaggatAATATgcacgcaaaccttacccctacccttaggaggtagagaggttgtttccactaGACCCTCGACTCTTTCTTTATCGTCTGGATAGTAGAAATTTGTAAACTCTTCTTGCAAATAAATAAACTTGCCAGAAAGTTGAGTGTGAGTGTTAAATTCTTGGATTCATCATCAACCTTGTTTGTCTATATTGATCTATAACTTTGATATGACCGTCAGTCCATGTCCTCAAAAGTTTTTCTAAACTTAGAATGCTCTCCAATAACAAAGTTTCTAGACTAAGCTCTCTCTCAAATTTGCTCATAGCAACTTGTCTTAAAAGCCATATCAATTCAATTCAAACAATTCTTTCCTGTTTTCTGTCCAAAAATTCAGAATATCATGTCTAGTCCAAATTCCTCTCCAGGCGTTGGACCTTCGCGTTGGGATCCACTGCTGATTGCCTCAGTTGGTGTAATTTGTTTGATACTTCTTCTATTTAGTTATTTGAAGATAATACAGACACATTGTTGTGGGTATCTGTCTGCGCGTTTGTACAGAAATCCAACTCAAAGGCGTCATATAAACGAGCAAATTCTTGACGATACTGATTCACAGATCCAGAGCCGCAGACTAGACTCCTATATTATGCATTCACTGCCAATCACTCAGTTCAAGAAGgacgaccaacaaacaaccagACCAAATAATGCAGATTGTGCAGTTTGTTTAGGTGAATTTGTAGATGGTGAATGGCTGAAACACTTACCTTATTGCTCTCATGTTTTCCATGTCGCCTGTATTGACACTTGGTTTCAGATTCATTCAAGCTGCCCGCTATGCAGATCAAATGTATTTAGTGTCAAAATGCAACAAGGACATTCCATTTCTATGTACACATTACTGGAAACTCTGAGAAGGGAAGATTTCAATCGCGAAAGATCAGTGCACAATGAGGATATCCGGTTACAGATACTACAGAATCATTCTTCTAGAGATGTAGAAGGAAGTGCTGACTAGTGGTATTAACATTGTCTCACAACTAATTGGTATGTCTCTCAATCATTACAATGTCTATAGTAAGAGCTCCATAGCATGCTCTCTTCCTGTAGAGAGCTTTACGAACAAGAATTTGAGATATATAACATACTTTTTGGATCAGCAAAAATGGCTCACATGCACGAGACGAGGTTGATAAGAGGGAATGATAATCAGAATGTTTAGCCTAGTCACAAATTGTGGTAACAAAAGAATGATTTTGACCCTTAAACATCTTATTCAACCAAATAAGATTGAAGAGTTTATGTGATGTATGACATTTTTTTTCTTCCTTGTAAAGATGATATCTCCTTGAGATTTCTCTGATTCAATGATTTGGACAAGAGACTAACTATCCCTTTTGCTGAACAGTTTGAATTATCATTCCTAGGTAATGAGGAATTCTTGTAAGAACATAGATAATAAAGTTAGCAGATTGTATCATGACAAAGTAAAAGTTCATTCTTCACATTGCTTTCTCGTCGTCCATCAGTCCATGAAATTTATCGTCAGTGATAATATGTTTGCTTCATCCAATGGAACACAAATAACAAAAAGGGAACACTCAGTATAATAAAATACTGGTAATAGACGTTAGACAAGATAACTGACTTAATAAAACTATACCAATCAAATCAGAAACACAAATTACACCAAGCAAATTTTAACTGTGGTCAAAATTTTTTCTGTAGCTTGTAGCTCCATTGAGATGTACGTACTTGTTTCAGCTTATAGATTGGAACGCATATTTTCACTTCCTTGTACTGTCTTTTTCAGTTGGTTGAACATAGTGGGACTTGGAACTTGCAAAATCCCTCAAATAACAGATCTTTACACATTAAAAGATGAAATGAGATACAGAAAATTAAAGTTCAGAAGAAATTTTTTAgcttttggattttggatgtacATAGTTGTCTGGTTGGGGAACTAAATTAAAGAAAGCACAGCAGAACAGTCTATCTTTCAGAAGGTATTTTTGTATCATTGCTTGCGTTTTCTTTTCTGTAATTGGAATATACCTCAAATAATTAGTTGTCCAAAAAAAAATGTGAATCAAGTATGAAACAGATGAGAGAATCTCCCTTCTTGAAAGTAATCTGCTATTACtcaactttcttttctttcctgGGGCGGATCTTGTTTCTTTAAACTTTGGTTGATGGACGCCTTAATTGGTCCCTGCACATCAGATCCATATATATGACTCATTTTTGTTCGTTTTGTTTCCAAATACTTCCTGTTTTCCTCTGTGAAGGGTGTCAAAACTGGTACTCGTCCAACGACAGCTAAACCATAGCCCTTTAGACCGGTAAATTTTGCTGGATTGTTAGTCATTAAGCGCATGGTACGAACTCCTATATCCCTCAACATCTGTTGCAATCAAATAAAGTTAAGTCATATTCTTCCATTTGTTAATAGATATACTCAATTATCAGTAGAAACTAGAAAATTAGTATACTTGATTGTCTGTCGAGGTTGGGAAATTGGGATAGATATGAGAAAATTATGTGACTAACCTGTGCACCAATGCCATATTCACGAGCATCTGCAGCAAAGCCGAGTTCTAAATTGGCTTCAACAGTATCATGACCTTGATCTTGCAAGTTATAGGCCTGAAGCTTGTTACCGAGGCCAATGCCTCTTCCTTCGTGGCCTCTGAGATAGATAACCACACCTCTACCAGCTTCCTCAATCAACTGCATTGCCAAATCCAGCTGATTACCACAATCACATCGTCTAGATCCAAATATGTCCCCCGTCAAACACTCCGAGTGTACCCTTACCAACACATCTTGACCATTCCCGATATCACCCTGTTGAAAACTTTTAAAGTTTAGAATTCCGGACGAATTATGCAATTTGTTTGAAGGATAAAATCACTAATTATATATGCTTTTGACCTTTACAACAGCTATATGTTCTGTTCCATCAAGCTTTGAACGGTAGCAGTAAGCCTCGAATAATCCCCATTTAGTTGGTAAACGTGACACTGCAGTTCTTTCGACAAGATTTTCCCTCTTTCTCCTATATCTGCAAGCAGTAAAACATGACATACAAAATTAGTAAGTTGGCTATTGTTGCTTTCTCATGCATAATTTAATGAGTACAAAATGAAGGCTGCACTTGGCAAATATGGAACCTGAAAATGCGGTCAAAGTTCTCAACACTAGTATGCAGAAATAACAGAATTGGGAAAAGAAAGAGGCTGCTGAAATGGAATGGACATATGTCAATGATTCACCTTACTAAATCAGTTATTGAGATAATAGGAATCTTGTGCGCCAAGGCCAAATTTTCCAAAATGGGCATGGTGGCTATTGAACCATCACTTTTATCAACTATAGTTGAAAGAGCAGAAACTGGTTGCAAGCCGGCTGACATTACTAAATCAACAGAAGCCTCAGTATGACCAAATCTTCTTAAGACCCCACCATTTCGATACTTGAGGGGGAAAACGTGCCCTGGCCTTCTGAAATCTTCAGGACTAGAAGTAGGAGATGACAATGCAAGCACAGTTTTAGCCCTATCTGAAGCCGATACACCAGTAGATGTTCCCACCTTTGCATCCTATGCATAATAAAACAAGGTACTTCAATGAGCAGAAATGTTATTTTAACATCACATTGTATTCGAATATCATGGAATTTATCAGCCATCTACTATCAGTAATTCGACAGTGGGAGTTTCAACTCCAGCCTGAGAATATAGCTTATAAAATTGTTACGGAATGACATAAATTACATAAATGATACAAATCTACTTCCTACTATATAAATGCAAGAGCTAAATTTGGCAAAACTTCAGTCTTTCTGTTAATATGTTGGCCACATTGACTGATATCGGTTGGCAATAAATTCATCGAAATTTTAGTAATTTTTTCAACCTTTAAGTACATTACAAACACTTTTAGCAATGGGGGAAGAGTCAAATTACCACTGTGATTGTGAAGGATGGAGCAGAAGAATCATCTTCTTTTTCAGGTGACATTAAAGGAAGCTTGAGTCTTTCAAGATCCTCTTCTTTCATTCCC
The Nicotiana sylvestris chromosome 11, ASM39365v2, whole genome shotgun sequence DNA segment above includes these coding regions:
- the LOC104234634 gene encoding uncharacterized protein; the encoded protein is MEEMASLWCYQETMEEMRQKLVYSNLELEKLKVETSEEMRKNNEYVKQLIQLLKMVCQERDEARNQLQKLLNKITSSQFQVESPVVKATKANSSITESNSLSETYNYQSHYSSPVESFLDVVSSPEFSNNNMDNSNAVPYMNQPLDQATLIIENLVKGKPLPQKGKLLKSVIEAGPPLQTLLVAGSLPQWRNPPQLKPSNIPPVSIKGCEADIANQNLASRILHSQPYFEMSCGSSQMVSTCMLNFANFASGSCLENQRLISSGANMNKFVVLGKRQRLQ
- the LOC104234637 gene encoding monofunctional riboflavin biosynthesis protein RIBA 3, chloroplastic; translation: MDCIVFKNPSFPRIFISSKFFGTCQNIVGFGQYRKRTVFTTCCSAEINPFESNQNGSVFDGLNDQNSSVPFETLSAEITPETIDFFVSEAEGDPDCPTSGYSSIEEALTALREGKFVIVVDDESGEVEGNLVMGASFASAEGIAFMVRHGSGIISVGMKEEDLERLKLPLMSPEKEDDSSAPSFTITVDAKVGTSTGVSASDRAKTVLALSSPTSSPEDFRRPGHVFPLKYRNGGVLRRFGHTEASVDLVMSAGLQPVSALSTIVDKSDGSIATMPILENLALAHKIPIISITDLVRYRRKRENLVERTAVSRLPTKWGLFEAYCYRSKLDGTEHIAVVKGDIGNGQDVLVRVHSECLTGDIFGSRRCDCGNQLDLAMQLIEEAGRGVVIYLRGHEGRGIGLGNKLQAYNLQDQGHDTVEANLELGFAADAREYGIGAQMLRDIGVRTMRLMTNNPAKFTGLKGYGLAVVGRVPVLTPFTEENRKYLETKRTKMSHIYGSDVQGPIKASINQSLKKQDPPQERKES
- the LOC104234636 gene encoding RING-H2 finger protein ATL60-like, whose product is MSSPNSSPGVGPSRWDPLLIASVGVICLILLLFSYLKIIQTHCCGYLSARLYRNPTQRRHINEQILDDTDSQIQSRRLDSYIMHSLPITQFKKDDQQTTRPNNADCAVCLGEFVDGEWLKHLPYCSHVFHVACIDTWFQIHSSCPLCRSNVFSVKMQQGHSISMYTLLETLRREDFNRERSVHNEDIRLQILQNHSSRDVEGSAD